tccccacccTCCCTTTGACAGACTAGCATCTCAGATTGGATGATGAGGCCTTCAGCCAGTGGAGATGTGTTATGTCAAGTGTTACCGGAAACTGTGGGATACAAAGAGtctcagaagaggaggaagctgctTACTACAGATCACATTTGTGACCTCCtgccacccctaccccacccccccacctctGCATTTGGAATCCTTTTGATCCTAAGACAAGGATGTCCAGCAAAACCATCCCCTATGTAATTGTGCTCACCCAAGACTTAAGAAAGTGCATACAGATAGGTGTGCTGGCACACAGCAAACTCAGCAGCTCAGGAGGGAAAAGCAGGAAGACTGATCAAAGTGGGCAAAGTAGTAGGATTgagactagccagggctacacagaaagacctcatctcaaaaaaacaagtaaTGCAAAAGTTGTAGGTATTAACAAACTTCCCTTAGGCCTGTGATTCTTGCAGACATAACTTCAAAGATCCACCATGAGGCCATGTGAGGAAGAGCAGCTGGCTTTCCAAGAAGTAGGTGTGTGTGCAAAACCTAAAGGCTCTACCTGCAACAGAGACAGTGACCCTGGGTTtgagcttctctcctgtcttcttgtTCCTATTGTCTCTGGGTAGAAGGAAGCGTCTCTCAGCTTGtctctacatctttttttttttccttttttttttcttttctttcgagacagggtttctctgtgtagccctggctgtcctggaactcactctgtagaccaggctggccttgaactcagaaatccgcctgcctctgcctcccaagtgctgggattaaaggcgtgcaccaccacggcCCAGCCCTGTCTCTACATCTTTAAGATGGAGGCTGAGGGCCCTCAAAACTGATGGACCCCAAATGAGGCAGAATAGTTCCTTCACAGTTTTCTGGGTCTTCCCCCAGTTTTATTTAGTTTCAGCATCTCCACCTGGTAATTCTGAGTCAATGGTTGCTTCTGTGAGGTTAGCAAAGGCAGTTACTGGAGGTTTTCCCATGTCCTGTTCACCCGAGAACAGGACATGACTTTGGCAAGATGTGTCAGCAAAGGCACCTACAAAAATGAGGTCGAAGCATCTTACCAAGACCTGGAGACAGCATCTAGACCCCACAGTCTCTGAGGACCCCCGAAGGCCTGAACCAGCACTCTGACCTGGAAGTTTCCCCTTCCACACATAGACTTCTGTTTCAAGCAGTTACAGTGTCAAATCCCCCTAAAATATAAGTCAACATCAGCCTGAGTTAGTGTGGACCATTCTGCTTTCCCTCCTTTGTTTGAATGAATGTACCTGCTGGGGACTCACACCCACAGTTCTGCTCCCATAAAATCTATGGCAGCTCACCCATTGTTATCTAAAAATACAATGGGTGTGTGGGGATGAGAAGAGACCACCCAGTGGGTTAAAAGCACCCGTTCTTCTTgaagaagaccagagtttgattctgGGCACCAACATGGTGGGCTCCCGAGCATCTGTAAATCCAGATGCAGGGTAATAATACCCTCTTCCTGCCTCCGAAGGCACAGCACACAAGCAAAGCAGAAACATGTGtggacaaaacactcacacacataaaacacatagaaaatcttaaagaaataaaaccacaacaCAGTAGGATAAAGTTCATGTCCTACCTCATTTGCATGCATGTCTAGACGCCTGAGAAAGCTTCAACCTTTCCCTTGCGGTCTTCAATCACGTAGTCTTCTATATGTAAAATGTAACTCACCTAAACAACAGCCACtccttcctccagcctttctCTGGCAGCTATGGAAATCGAGGAGCCAGGAGGCCCAGTAGCTCATTCCCTAGGTATAAAACACTCAGGGTTTGGGTAACACTATGGCTTCCTCTCCAGTAGGTCTCTCTGCACTCCATAAGACATGCATCGTCCTGTGAGATCTGACCATTAGCATCCCCAAGGAAAGGTTCCAACACCGTGTCCACCTTACCAGATACAGCAAGACCAGAACCCCTCTGGGTTACTCAGGCAAAGTGGAGCTGAAGACCACAGGTCATCTGGGTCCTTTCAAAGCCCAAGGCATGAGACAACTGGCAATCCTCCAGCAGCTACAACTGGTGGATGGAAGTAAAACCCAGGATCAGTGCCCCTGACAGCGCTGTATCTTCAGTGGTGAAACCTTGCTTTGTCATCTTAACAGGGTAACTAAGAAAAGGTGACAAAACAGATGGGAAAACCCCTGTGATCATGATGaccacatcattaaaaaaaaaaaaaaagacatagccAAATGGGTTCTTTCAAAGTATGGTGATAAGGCTGAGGGTACAGCTCGGTTGGCAGAGTGCTTTCAGGCACACAGTATgtcctgggttcggttcccagcactcaaagggGTAGGGGACAGTAAGATCAAGCTTCAAGGTTATCTTGGGCTCCATATAGAATGTGAGGTCATCTCGGGACACATGAGTCTCTGTCTCCAAGtcgggtggggggtggggggagggataAGAGGGACCATAGCAATGATGCCATCACTCAAGTATTTTTAGATTACTATTTATGTTGCCCCAATGTTTGTTAGCAAGAAAAATTTCCCCATGGAATTACAGCCACACCTTGTATTTTAATAGACTTAGTTACTTAGGTTGAAATGTTAAGGGGATTAAATTAAGGTGGGACAAGACAAATGCCCTTGTCTCCTGTATGAACAGCTTAACTCACCAAGGGCGAGCACCACCGGCATGTGCTGGTGTGTAAGCCATCACTCACGTACCAGTTTTACTCTCTTCAGCTGCAAACAGCCCAATCTCAAAAGAGTTCCTGGAAGCTGACCTTAGCCAAACTTAACCACCTGGCAGAATTCAGTGATGAATCCCTTTATAAAAGGTTTTGAGTGGCTTTGTAGGATGCAGGATGGCCCACATCAGTTCTGGAATTCACAatcatcctgtctccacctcccaagtacagggattacaggcatgggccacccCACACTTGGCTAATACCAGCATTTCTCAGGGTCAACACCTGCCTCCCCATGACCTGCTACATCAATCAACAGTTCCCTAGTAACAGACGTCAAACCCCCTAGCAACGGACCTCAACTTGCTATCAGCAAGTTAAACAATGTTTCCCCCTCAGTTGCTGCtgttaacaataacaataaatctTATGGACATTAAAGGACCGTAGGTTTTGTTCTGTAACATGTTTGCAAAATAATCAAAGAATTCCCTTTTAAATTTTCACTTCTGTCAGAGAAATTAATGTTACCTAGGGGTTGTGGAAGGAGCatggtttgttttggggttttttaaacctgttttgttgttttaaaaacctGGTATTAACTTTCAAATGCTATAAAGGATTCATACTACCATTAGGAGGCAACTTTAGAAGCTGAGAACCAGGCTGTCCCAACAAGGGTGACCAAAAGCAAGGTGAGAAGGCTCAGGGACAGGAGTCCTACTAAGGTTGATTTTCTGAGTCCTACTAGGGTTGATTTTCAGGCAGAGCCATGAAAGGGCACAGGAGATCACTCCCCAAGTGCTAATTCAAGAAGAGACGGTTCCAGGTCCCTCCTGCCCCATCGCCCAGAACAGAATGCATGGGAAAGATATTATACAATGGCAAAGGAGTCTCGAGGCTGAACCCTGAGCATCTGTCAGGATCCAAGTGCATTTAAAAGTACCATCCAGAAACAGTGCTCTGTCCCTCTGCACCCCAGGAGCCGACGGTTGCACCACTGAGCGCTCTCTCTTTCCTgaaactcagtggttaagaaagagCNNNNNNNNNNNNNNNNNNNNNNNNNNNNNNNNNNNNNNNNNNNNNNNNNNNNNNNNNNNNNNNNNNNNNNNNNNNNNNNNNNNNNNNNNNNNNNNNNNNNNNNNNNNNNNNNNNNNNNNNNNNNNNNNNNNNNNNNNNNNNNNNNNNNNNNNNNNNNNNNNNNNNNNNNNNNNNNNNNNNNNNNNNNNNNNNNNNNNNNNNNNNNNNNNNNNNNNNNNNNNNNNNNNNNNNNNNNNNNNNNNNNNNNNNNNNNNNNNNNNNNNNNNNNNNNNNNNNNNNNNNNNNNNNNNNNNNNNNNNNNNNNNNNNNNNNNNNNNNNNNNNNNNNNNNNNNNNNNNNNNNNNNNNNNNNNNNNNNNNNNNNNNNNNNNNNNNNNNNNNNNNNNNNNNNNNNNNNNNNNNNNNNNNNNNNNNNNNNNNNNNNNNNNNNNNNNNNNNNNNNNNNNNNNNNNNNNNNNNNNNNNNNNNNNNNNNNNNNNNNNNNNNNNNNNNNNNNNNNNNAAACGATGATGCTTGTTTTGCCGACTTAACAGGACTTGGTATCAGTTAGGAGGCAAGCCTATGGGACTATCTTGATTAGGTTAAGTGAGTTAGAAAAGACCCATCTTCATGGGTGGTACCCTTCCTTGGTCTAGGGTCCCctactaaataaaataagaaagcaagctaagtaTGAGCTTTGTgtggctctctgcttcttgactgtgggCCAGCATGACATCAAGTCTCCATCCACCGCTATGACTTCTCCACCGTCAAGGAGTGGTTCTCTTGAACTACTGTAAGGCCTGCTGTGTTTTAAGTTTAGAGATCTAGAAAACAAGAATGTCTCTAACCTGTAAGCTCCACTTACCCAAGGACACATAACTAATACTGGAGGCTGCCATTTATGAACGTTAACAAGCTGTGTGTTTTTGCTACTGTACACAAGCTTGATTGCCTCAACTGCACAGGATGTGATTGCTCACACGTTGGAGGGGGGTACATAAGCAGGACGTTCatcaggatgtatgcttgcccTGGTTGGACAAAAGTGGGAAATATGTAGccttgtgggttttgcctttataaacaAACCCTGAGTAATGCAATTTGGCACTACAGTTTGGAGAATCCCAGGTATGGATGTGGACAATATCCATgatcctggccagtatttaataaagcttgcttcaaatttggcttcaaaaattgtatttttttgaATACAAAAACATTCAAAAAATATTTGGTCTTATTCCTGCCTGGCAGGATTAACACCATAAGGCGGAATAAACACTTCTTATATCACATTTATCCAgttatttcatcatagcaacaagaaaaatatctaatgtgtttaaccttaaaaataattaaaaattaaatttaaattaagaaaaaaaaggcaaatatcCAACATGGACTCTATCTGTATATGGAGAAACATTCCATTCAAGCTCAAAGAAAATCAGTCTTAAGCAACTTTTACCAGGGCGACagcagaaataaaaattcaatcaGGTGACTTACTAATCAATGCGAATGCTCAGAGATAGTGCTGGAAACATATCAAGTTCCAACAAGAAAAACCAGTAAACAAAAGCCCCCCCCTTTCTCACGGTCTTCCGATTTTTCTGCTCAGAAAAATGGTGTGGCTGTGCCCACACCATCACAAACATTTCTCTAAATACAGTGTTTAGTGAAAACGTTTCAGTTTTTACCTTACAAATCCCAAAAGTATCTTCCTGTTTCGTTCTCGGCTCTCTTTAGCAGAATAAACGCTCATTGATTTCTCATCCTGCATCTTACATTGAGCTCAGCAGCTGCACAAACCTTCTAAGGTTAGAGCCTCCCCACCAGCAAAAAGGTTGGTTGACTCCTGCTTTCTAATAGCCCCAGACAGAGTGTTTAGTGGCAAGTTACATTGGTccaaaccagtggttctcaacctgtgggtgtgACTCCTCTGGGggccaaatgaccctttcataggggtcacatgtccaatatcctgcatatcagatacttatattatgattcataacagtagcaaaaatcacagttatgaagtctcaacaaaaataattttgtggttgcgGGTCACCCTAACATAACTCTACCTGTATATATAATACCcatattaaagggccacagcattaggaaggctgagaaacacttgTAGATACAGTCATGAGTTTTACACAAGCAATTAGATACAAGCACACAGCAAGGCGAAGCCACGCATGCAGACACTcaggcagagacacacacaaaggcGGAGCCATACGAGCGCTGGCCTTAGCAACTGATAAGAACTCACCTTAGGGTTTTCTGTGAACTTCTTCTTTGCCATTCTCTTTAGGCTCTCCTCAATTCCCTTCTTGGATTTTGCCAGGATGTCTTCTGTTTGGTCCACCAACACTACTGTGTGACCAGTTGCTGCAGCcacctaaattaaaaaaaaaaaaaaaaaagtttcaagaaaagggaaaaagaatcgGTGTCATATTCCACATGGCTTCAACTACTGTTCCTCTCAAAATAGCTCATGAATGTAAGTATCAGCCAATGTCAGACACGTGCTTCTGGCCTGGGACAGTCCTAAGTCACACAACGAATTCTCACATAACACACCTCTTTTTGTGGCTCTaaaagcagaagcagatgaaCCTTAAAATTCTAATCACCAAGCCAACAAAGATCTTGTCCCCAAGAACTATTTAATGGCAAAACTTAAGGAAAGCAGAGTCCAAGACAACTAACCAGTTTCAGGGGGAAGGGCAGATTCCACATTTCctgccttctcccttcccctggGTGGGTGAAATTTCCTGAGGCACAGGTATACTGAGTGAAGCTGTGTTCCAAGTCCACAAACAACCAGCCTGGTTTATTATACACTGTCAGGGTCAAGTCAACTGCTCTTTCACCAGTTTGCCAAAAGTCCCAGCAAGGACCACAGAACAGGAAGTTTGTTGGAAAAATTGACTATTGAGTCACCTACACACAAATGAGACTCAATGAAGGCAGGAGCAGAAGGACACACCTGACCTACCTCGGACACGATGTGACAGCTAGCCTTGAGGAGAGGCCCCAGGAAGCCAGAGTACTCCCTAGAGCCACTGTTTTAGGACAGGAGGGCACGGGTGGtgttcagagagagaggagcaggctAGCTGCAGATCTGCCCAAGAAGTAACCAATAGGTGAAACGGGCAAGTCTCAAACTACCGTTATCGTGTATGATTCTTGAAGCCAAGCAGTTAAATCTCaaagcagaaaacacagatagaATAAGACAAAACCAGATGAGCAACAAGAGCCAACAGGTTCAAATCCCAAAGCAAGATTTCCAATGCCACGTCGAGTTCAAAATGTTGAAATGCGGGCTTGCTTACATTGACAACTACACCTAGGGCTTCTCCCACACAGTGGTACAGGTCAGAGCCTGCCCGGCCTGAGGGGCAGTGTCAGTATCCCAGTATCCGGgaaacagagaatgagaaagatgctgagacaggagaactGACAGATCAGGGTGATGGGGGCAAGAAGGCCAAATCATCCTGATAAAAGACAGAATCAGGCAGTGACCTCCGCTGTTAGCCTAAGGCTAAACTTTTTCCAAAGCAGAACACCTGAGGACCCAGGCCAGCGTTTCTCCAGCGAGCCAAGGCCAAAAAGCCAACAACTTCAGTCATGCATAAATCTGAGTCTCCAATTCAGTAAGCTCGAGGTGACCAGGCAGAGCAACTTTAGAAACAGGACAGAAAGGATTGACCATAGCAGACCAGGTCTTCTGCCTTTTAGAAAGGCTGCTTGCACAGCTGACCCTGGATTGACCTCTGGAACTTGAGTTTGGAGCGAGTTCTCCTCATTCTCTGACAATGCAGCTTCTGCTGCCGCAGGCTCTCCCGAGATAGTGGTGCAATGTCGGAATGTGTGGGAACCAGATATCATGGTTGTTCCTCAGTAAAACTCCTGGACGCCAAGTCTCTCGCTAGACTGTCTACAGACAACTTTGTACACGGTTTGTCACATCTCGCTGCTGAGGGAGCTGCACATGTCCAGTGTGGCTGTGAGGGACGGGGGAGACCCTTGCCAGCGCTTGCCTGGCACCTGGCACCTGGCACACCCCAGCCAACCGTCCCCTTTACTGATTGTACTTCAAACCTTTGCTGTAATAAGTCTGACACCATGCAGACGACTGTGTGTGGACCCGCCTCAGGAATTACCAAACCACATGAAGGAAGGGCTTAGTAGAGAAACGTTAACAGAAATTAATAAATCTCAAAGCCCTGGCAGGGTCAGGCAGGGTACTGGCCTGCTCCGTGTTTGGTAGTTGTGAGATGTCACTTGACATGCAGGAGTAACGGCCACCGATAGAAGCTCATGACCCACAATGCAGGGATGAGTAAGGTGCTGCCTTGGGGGCCTTTTACTCTTGGATCCTCTGTCATATAATCCTTATGGCATTTGAAACAACTGATTCTCACATAGTTTCTCTTGACTTCTGCTCTAGATAGCTCCTTGAGGTGGCCAAACAGGATTCCTGGACTCTTACCCACATGGGTCCCAACCCATATTTCCCCCTCTTCATCTCCAGCAGAAAACTGCTTGGGTCTTTTTAGCTCTTAGAATTGAGAAgacttagctgggcagtggtggcacatgtctttaatcccagcacttgggaggcagaggcaggcggatttctgagttcgaagccagcctggtctacagagtgagtttcaggacagccagggctacacagagaaaccctgtctcaaaaaaaaacgaaaaacaaaaacaaaaacaaacaaacaaaaaaaatcatggcaCCAGACAGTGCCCCAGCTGTTCAGCAACAAAGAGCGATGCTGCTGACAGCCCTCCTACATGGGGAGTTTATAATCTCATTCAGAAAAGCAGCGAACCAGCCATGATGGAGGCTCCTGTCTACCAGCAAGCCCAGAACAGCCTGGCATTTCAGGGAACAAGCACTAATCAGGTGATATGTCTAGGAATCCACTTTCCCAGTTACTATAACCACATCTGACTGATCCCATGGAGCACTTTTTGCTAGGTTTTAGATGAAGTACCCCACTAGTCTCACACTTTAAGCATAGCAAAAGAAGCCTACGGGTGTTCCTGTGTGCGGACAACTGGCCAAATCAGCCGCTCAGTCACAGTGAAGCTAAATCTCCAGGCAATCCTCCAGGAACATGAAATGCATGGTACCTGAACCCAGCAGGGCGACTGAGTAAATCACTGGCTTATTTCCCATTTTGTCTATAAGATACAGGAGGTGGTTGATACCAAGACCATCACCTCTCAATGTTCAGGCTCCATACACTTCCAACAGCTGTGGCCCGAGAGACATGGCAAGCCAATACTTAAAGGCAACATCATGTCTTCATCATCTTTGAAAAGATCTAAACCAGgcccacaaacaaacacatggccTGGTGCATATCACATGCTTCATTAATAGCCATGGGGTTATGGGGCCCAGGTTCCTTCCACTCCACTCCACACTGGGCTTCACATTCCTGGTACTGGCACAGCAATCTAAATATATTACCACAGAGGTGGGTGCTGGAGCAAGCACTCTGGCTCTTGCCCCAACAAAATCCAGAGACATTGCATGATTCTCACTGTAGACAAGCCTGACCCAGTCAGACAACTTTAAGTACGGTTATGCAGCCAAGGCCTCCTGAGAGACCAACATGCTTCTTCTGGAATTATCGGTGGTACTCATATTTTTTGTGTAAGCCAATCTAAGTAACCTTCTATATCTACTCTCAAACCAACAGAAAAACATAAAtccctttaaaaagaagaaaaatgtaacaagAACCCGAAGGTACTGAGAACCTACGTAGTGCCAGGATCAAGGCTGTAATTTCCCAAGACTATTTCTGACTAATCCAATACCAGTCTGGGAAGCAAGCAACAACCATTTTACAAAAGATTGCAGCAAGCTAAAGAGGCAGCAATACAAAAGAGGACTGAGCCACTTGACCACAAACCACTCAGTTAAGGGCCTGAAGCCAGGATTAAGTTCCAAGACTGGCTTGGCTCCAGGACTTGGTCTTCCTGTAATCCAGTTTGGAGGCACACATGACACTTGGAATAGCTGCTGAAATAATCAGCTTTCAATATACAACTGTTATTAAAGTAGCATTGATAAAATATTCAAAGCAttcaagcagagaaagagaatggaacCAATTGTAGGCTTGGTAACAATATCACTAAAAAGTTCTGCTGAGTAACTGAATAACAAATCAATTCCCCCCACTGATGCTCTGATGCACTTATAACAAATCAATTCCACCCATTAATGCTCCGATACATTTTAAAGGTGCTTAGGACATTAACCTTACTATTTCATT
Above is a genomic segment from Arvicanthis niloticus isolate mArvNil1 chromosome 4, mArvNil1.pat.X, whole genome shotgun sequence containing:
- the Hadh gene encoding hydroxyacyl-coenzyme A dehydrogenase, mitochondrial; the protein is MAFVTRQFVRSMSSSSSASAAAKKILIKHVTVIGGGLMGAGIAQVAAATGHTVVLVDQTEDILAKSKKGIEESLKRMAKKKFTENPKVSSYQLLRPALVPLLTHLAKVMSCSRVNRTWENLQ